CTTCAAGGATGGAGGGTTTACTTTGTTAGTTTCTTTCGAAAAAGCTCCGGTGACTCGGTGAGGGGTAGTCAACGTTTGAGAGAAGGCAAGGAAATGAAATCGTATAATGGAAAAAAGGGAGAAATTGTTGGATagatgaaagaagaagaagaagaagaagaagaagagaagaaccTATTTTCATCTTCGGCATTTAGATGAATATGCGATGGAAAGCTTGCTCTATTTTGTGGATAGACAAAGGGAGTGTCACCGAAGAATTTGATACGCGGTCGTTTGGTGAATATGAAATGCACCGTTTCATTTGTACACGTGGATGGACGTGTACGCGCGAGCTCCTTAACCCATGTGCAAATAGACTTTTTGTTTGTAAAATAGactttctaatttaatttgataaatcctattgcaaactcttttttaaatttacaaaatagatttcaatttttaattataaaattttttatatccttGTGAAGATATAATTTCTCTCTCatcttgtaaaattattttttaaaaagtaatgttagatTGTGGAGGGTGCAAAGAAGGCATAATTCTTTGGTAAAAAAGtaagatatataaaaaagtaagatatattattaaaaaattaattatatttttataaatcaggaacttattatttttttgaaaataatctaTTACATTTGTATTCACGATACAAATGCCCTTTCATCTtcttaaaagagaaatgctttggGTGAGACCCAAAGTGTTTACccattttttttcactttttcaaattttgtgtttataaagattttgtgaatttttttatttttaaaaaatatttaaaaatagataaaagatgaatgaaaaaaaaaaatttgtagcaTTCGGTGAGTATTGGAGACAAATGTTCGGTAACACTACTcttctaaaaggaaaaatataattataagtataattatgtattaatttatacacattaatatgatataattaattaaaaaataaattttattaaaaatagtattaatttaaattttaaatatgaataaatcaatattaatatacagattggTACACGACTATGGTTGTATTTAACAAAAACTCTTTCataaaattccaaaaaaaataaaaataaaaataaaaaaacgggCGTTACAGAGATACAGGTGCTCTCCTCCGATTCTCCGAATTAACAGTCGCTGCGGTTCGGAGAATTTTTCGATTCTGACCTACCACAAACACCTTTCCCGACGTTCTGGAGAACGAAAATGCTCTGCTCGGTTCCCTCTCCCGGAAAGTCCGGTACGAATTGGCTCGACCGGCTTCGGACCAACAAGGGCTTCTTGACCTCTTCCGACGAAGACAATCTTGACAACAACCTTGGCCTTGACCACTTCCTCCACGACGAAAACCCTAGCGAGTCAACCCGCTCCAACTCCGGCTGTACTCCGTCCGGCCACGAACGAGTAGCTAATCGGGCAGGGCACGAAGGCGGACATCAACGGCAAGAAAAACTGTGCAGTATCATGAGCAATGTCCTCTCCGAGCTATTCTTTATGGACGGCGATGCCCGCATCAAAAGCTCCAAACTTTCTGGGAACAAGCTTCCCAGGAAACAAGCAATCCCCAAATCTCTAACCACCTCAGCCATCAGTAATATGCATCTCCAACACCAAAAACAACAAGAAGTGAAGAGTCCCGCTTGTGCCTCGAAAGACGATAATGGCCCGCGAACGGCGTCGTTAAATTCCGATATCAATTCgaaggaaacaaaagaagggaatgtgggagaggaggaagaggagaggGTGGAGGAGGATAAGGGGGAGAGAGAGCTAGTTGGATATTCGAGAAGTGAGGTGACCGTGATCGATACGAGTTTCGGGGTGTGGAAGAGTGACAAGGTGGTGTATAGGAGAAAGAACATGTGGAAGGTAAGGGAGAAGAGAGGGAAAGTGAGGAGCTTTGGtaggaagaagaggaaattagGGAGTGGTGTTCGTGACGATGATAACAGTGATGATGAAAATGTTGGTGGGGTGATGAAGAAAACCAAGGTTTCGAGCTCGGAGTCTGTAGCGGCTTTGAATAAAGTAAGAAAATTGTTATCTGTCTTGTATGTTTGATTGAAAGTATGTAAATGTTCATACGATGTAATCTGTCATGGTATTGATGTGTGCAATCATTTGTAACGGCGTTCTGTTTTGGTGAATTGGGGGGATGTTCTGGTTTCTGTCGAAATATAACTTTGGGGTTTTTGTTATTGCATGTTGACATCTTTGTGTTTGCTGTTGGTTTTGATGTCTACTTGGATTACAATTGATACGATGATGAGTCTTAAGGTTTGGTAAAATATTATGGAGTTTGAAACTCCACGATCCAGAGTTGGTGTTGGCTTCGATAAGGGGTGAAGCACATTGTTTAGTTGTCTGTATTTTGCATTTGTTACATGAATGCGCTATGGAATTGGAGTTTCATATTTGGTTGTAATGCTTGCTTTTGGAGTTTTGATTTCAGTCTCATTGTGATTTGTCTCGCGTTCGGCTGTTAAAGGACTAAACTGGAGATGCCTTTTCTTTTAGCTCGTATTGGCATACTTCTTTAATTTGGTGCCTGTTTAGAGACAAAGACTTGAGCTGATATGATTGGGTGTTACATTTTTTTTGTTAGTATGATTGTGTGTTTCATTATTTACATTCCATGGGATAGTCAAAATTTCACGTAAGCATTTTAATTCCATTAGTGTGTTTGGACtttggaaattattttgaattataaGTCATCTCCCTAGTCagtcttataaaaaaaagtcatcTCCCTAGTCTTAAATTAGTTGATAGTCTCTTATATATTTCACTTTGACGTTTATGTATTTTCTGGATGAACTGTCAGCTTATCTTTGATTGATCATTTTTTGTTCAACATTGACAAAGATAAGGGCTGAGAAGTGTTGACAAATGTGGTTTGGACTTTTCAAAAGTTCATCATGCAATACTTGTTTTATGTGTCCCTAATACTTGGGCTATTGCCTATTctcatgatcaataaaatcttgtttataaaaaaaaaaataaaaataatgatcaaTAATCAgaagaaaatatgattttttctctctccatgGTATCACTATCATGGTGAATAAGATATTGGCCTATTTTTAAACAATGAGCGGGAGCACTCAGCCgtgggtagcccaagtggtaaggATGAACTTGTGTGTGTGAGCCCTATGTCACTGGTTTGATTCCCCCCTGGATCAAACTACGATTTAGGTGGGAGGCTATGGCAGTGGGTTCCTGTGCTAGTCTCCCTGGGGGTTTAGGTTCCTTGGTtgagtcctaagggctctgcCTTGGGGTGGTTCCcccttcataaaaaaaaaaaaaaaacgggtgAGCGGGAGCATATTGCATAAGCATTGTTGAGAGTTTACGTGCATGGAGAACATTTTTGGTTATTGCCTACTTCTTAGGCATTGAAATGCGTTTCTTCGGCATTGAAATGATTGAAAtatgtttaattttgatttttttaagagTTATAATATCATTTGCAAGTGTTGATAAAATATCAGCTGCAGTTTGCTTTGCACTTTTTCAAGTGATATGTAGCCAACCATATGATTACTGTTTGGATGTAATAAACAATTTCTTGTCAGGTAGACTTTTTTCATGAATGATTGTTAATTTTAAGAGGCTGCAATGGTATTTTGTTGAACTTTTGAAGAGCCTAGTTTCAAGTGGGTTTTCTTTAAGATAAACCTGATCCAGCAGTCTTTTTTTGTTCGATACCTTGTGTTGCTCCAAGTACAAGAGACCCCTCtagcttttttttctttgggtgATACATCTTCTTTATTGTGGTGGCaccttaatttttttcattttgacctTGTTTTCTTCGTCCTTTTGTGATCATCATTTGTAAGTCATTTCATCATATTAAATTGTAAACAAGTTGAACTTAGAGGACGTGTCAATGACTAGATGTGTGGGCATGATAACTATTCTAGTGGTGGATTGGAGATTTTCATAGGCTTTTGTATGCCTATTAGGGTCATTATATTGGTATATTATTGTTGGATCCTCTATTCTGTGCTAGTGTGTAGTTgtgttggatgaattgactgATAGAAGTGGAATGATTGGCgaactttcaattattttatctacaCTGGCTCACGGTGTGATGACATCCATTATTGTACCAAAACAAAGTTGGTCTATCATATCTAGTATGAGCTCTGTACTGATTCCTGTCTCCTCACTTTAATTGTTGCTGCACTGTTCTGGTTTTTGACACTCTTGAACTTTCTCAGTATGAAAATGCTTTGCATGACAGTGTGTGACTAATAACATAATCTTTTTCCAGTATTATAGTGTGAAATAATTGGACAAGTAACTTTCTTCTCATACTTTGCGTGACAGTATGTGACTAGTAGCCTCTCTCATTGTGTTATTTAAAGATGTAACTCAGcagcctctctctccctccctctgtgagagagggagagagctctATCATATCTAGTATGAGCTCTGTACTGATTCCTGTCTCCTCACTTTAATTGTTGCTGCACTGTTCTGGTTTTTGACACTCTTGAACTTTCTCAGTATGAAAATGCTTTGCATGACAGTGTGTGACTAATAACATAATCTTTTTCCAGTATTATAGTGTGAAATAATTGGACAAGTAACTTTCTTCTCATACTTTGCGTGACAGTATGTCACTAGTAGCCTCTCTCATTGTGTTATTTAAAGATGTAACTCAGcagcctctctctccctccctctgtGAGAGAGGTCTGCCACACCCACACACATAGTTGACTATTCTGTTTGACATGCTTGTAAAATTAGATGTGGCAGAATTATCCATCTTTTTGTAGAATTCACTTTTCTTCTTTATAAGAAGAAATcatgcaaa
This genomic interval from Carya illinoinensis cultivar Pawnee chromosome 2, C.illinoinensisPawnee_v1, whole genome shotgun sequence contains the following:
- the LOC122300120 gene encoding uncharacterized protein LOC122300120 isoform X2; this translates as MLCSVPSPGKSGTNWLDRLRTNKGFLTSSDEDNLDNNLGLDHFLHDENPSESTRSNSGCTPSGHERVANRAGHEGGHQRQEKLCSIMSNVLSELFFMDGDARIKSSKLSGNKLPRKQAIPKSLTTSAISNMHLQHQKQQEVKSPACASKDDNGPRTASLNSDINSKETKEGNVGEEEEERVEEDKGERELVGYSRSEVTVIDTSFGVWKSDKVVYRRKNMWKVREKRGKVRSFGRKKRKLGSGVRDDDNSDDENVGGVMKKTKVSSSESVAALNKGQNSQTDTREEVCKDRPDVLTQVPKRRFHFSRSPRKSRKGGSPVILIKGVPTSKKQDEKPLRKCHKDGER
- the LOC122300120 gene encoding uncharacterized protein LOC122300120 isoform X3 is translated as MLCSVPSPGKSGTNWLDRLRTNKGFLTSSDEDNLDNNLGLDHFLHDENPSESTRSNSGCTPSGHERVANRAGHEGGHQRQEKLCSIMSNVLSELFFMDGDARIKSSKLSGNKLPRKQAIPKSLTTSAISNMHLQHQKQQEVKSPACASKDDNGPRTASLNSDINSKETKEGNVGEEEEERVEEDKGERELVGYSRSEVTVIDTSFGVWKSDKVVYRRKNMWKVREKRGKVRSFGRKKRKLGSGVRDDDNSDDENVGGVMKKTKVSSSESVAALNKGQNSQTDTREEVCKDRPDVLTQVPKRRQVHLLAA
- the LOC122300120 gene encoding uncharacterized protein LOC122300120 isoform X1, yielding MLCSVPSPGKSGTNWLDRLRTNKGFLTSSDEDNLDNNLGLDHFLHDENPSESTRSNSGCTPSGHERVANRAGHEGGHQRQEKLCSIMSNVLSELFFMDGDARIKSSKLSGNKLPRKQAIPKSLTTSAISNMHLQHQKQQEVKSPACASKDDNGPRTASLNSDINSKETKEGNVGEEEEERVEEDKGERELVGYSRSEVTVIDTSFGVWKSDKVVYRRKNMWKVREKRGKVRSFGRKKRKLGSGVRDDDNSDDENVGGVMKKTKVSSSESVAALNKGQNSQTDTREEVCKDRPDVLTQVPKRRQVHLLAAFHFSRSPRKSRKGGSPVILIKGVPTSKKQDEKPLRKCHKDGER